One window of Perca flavescens isolate YP-PL-M2 chromosome 15, PFLA_1.0, whole genome shotgun sequence genomic DNA carries:
- the vasnb gene encoding vasorin b: MERQRVSTMKVFLTPLMPFLLFFILPDGTLSSECPEDCACSTPESILCFLRRSSTIPKGVPPSTKSLYLFANGIESLTTEDFDGLENLEMLDLSQNKLTELTDRVFEPLISLRNLDLSSNQITHISEECFQGMAPLERLYLYSNHIETIHPAAFNGLEHLLELKLQGNQLTSLPALSMPRLLLLDLRFNVLPTLGPSDLQTPNLESLKLGGVGLSNLNKELMGSLKNLHELDISGNQLESFPSALMETQGLIHLSLAGNPMGPLKVQDLQNLGELQELDISSLSLQSLPEEFSQLLPHLRKLTVAENPFNCLCTLAWFPRWLRAKSITLERTEETRCHFPPINAGKVMERLEHRDFGCPTTTTVTTSTVKTTTTLPVPVTTLPSTTRAIPVPRASDDPTNKENTFPLPPVPASPSSSSIDPDGEQHFCPPHTCVNGGTCRLDQHGQVECICPHGTSGMYCEVQNHHPPSPPEADIPMATVSVDAPDISSHQATTTSVLLDLHRYIEMRPYIRGIRLTYRNLSGPDRRPIQLSLPASFPEYRLRGLKPNSTYTVCASPLGAPSGTDRVCTEAHTAAESVRGHDAQFDDQRLTTMLVPAIAILLLLVLIAIAVGVVCYLRRKRANGHLDLDCEPSQLELDGVKADMDNGALPQKQPQLMVPEPVVQNGNLEYEVLLLQDHCTSNNNMTSHKPSYF; this comes from the coding sequence ATGGAGAGACAAAGAGTCTCCACCATGAAGGTCTTTCTCACTCCGCTGATGCCCTTTCTACTCTTCTTCATCCTTCCCGATGGCACCTTGTCCAGCGAGTGCCCAGAGGACTGCGCCTGTTCCACGCCAGAATCCATCTTATGTTTCCTGAGACGCTCCTCTACTATCCCCAAGGGAGTGCCCCCATCCACAAAAAGTCTCTACCTCTTTGCCAATGGCATTGAGAGCTTGACAACTGAGGACTTTGATGGTCTGGAGAACCTGGAGATGCTGGACCTCAGTCAAAACAAATTGACAGAACTTACTGATAGGGTGTTTGAACCTTTGATCTCTTTGAGAAATCTGGACTTGTCATCCAACCAGATCACCCACATTTCAGAGGAATGCTTCCAGGGTATGGCACCGCTTGAgcgcctttatttgtatagtaaTCATATCGAGACCATCCACCCTGCAGCCTTTAATGGTTTAGAGCACTTGCTGGAACTCAAACTGCAGGGCAACCAGTTGACATCCCTGCCTGCTCTCTCAATGCCCCGACTACTGCTGCTGGACCTTCGCTTTAATGTCTTACCCACCTTGGGTCCTTCAGACCTCCAGACCCCAAACCTGGAGTCGCTCAAATTGGGTGGTGTGGGGCTCTCCAATCTGAATAAGGAGCTTATGGGTAGTCTAAAGAACCTCCATGAACTGGACATCTCAGGAAACCAACTCGAGTCCTTCCCCTCAGCGCTAATGGAGACCCAGGGGCTGATTCATCTCAGCCTGGCTGGAAACCCCATGGGTCCTCTTAAGGTTCAGGACCTGCAGAACCTTGGAGAGCTGCAGGAGTTGGACATTAGTAGCCTCAGTTTGCAGAGCCTCCCTGAAGAGTTTTCCCAGCTCTTACCCCACCTCAGAAAGCTCACAGTAGCAGAGAACCCATTCAACTGTCTCTGTACATTAGCATGGTTCCCAAGATGGCTGAGAGCCAAGAGCATCACCCTGGAGAGAACAGAGGAGACCCGCTGCCATTTCCCACCTATCAATGCTGGAAAGGTAATGGAAAGACTGGAGCACAGGGATTTTGGCTGTCCTACTACAACTACAGTCACCACTAGTACTGTCAAAACTACTACTACCCTGCCTGTTCCTGTCACCACCCTCCCGAGTACTACTAGAGCTATTCCAGTCCCCAGGGCCAGTGACGACCCCACTAACAAAGAGAATACATTTCCCTTACCCCCTGTCCCCGCATCCCCCAGTAGCAGCAGCATCGACCCAGATGGCGAGCAGCATTTCTGTCCCCCTCACACCTGTGTGAATGGGGGTACTTGTCGATTGGACCAGCATGGTCAGGTAGAATGTATCTGTCCACATGGCACCTCTGGCATGTATTGTGAAGTCCAAAACCATCACCCACCTTCACCACCTGAAGCTGACATCCCCATGGCAACGGTCAGTGTAGATGCACCAGACATCAGCTCACATCAAGCAACCACAACCTCAGTCCTGCTGGACCTCCACCGCTACATTGAAATGCGGCCTTACATCCGTGGAATCCGCCTGACCTACCGCAATCTCTCTGGGCCAGACCGCAGGCCGATTCAACTCAGCCTGCCAGCATCCTTCCCAGAGTACAGACTCAGAGGTCTGAAGCCCAACTCCACCTACACTGTGTGTGCCAGTCCACTAGGTGCACCTAGTGGCACAGACAGGGTCTGTACTGAGGCCCATACGGCTGCTGAAAGTGTCAGGGGCCATGATGCACAATTTGACGACCAGAGGCTGACCACGATGCTGGTGCCTGCAATTGCCATTTTGCTACTGCTGGTACTGATAGCAATAGCAGTGGGAGTGGTATGCTATCTTCGCAGGAAGAGGGCCAACGGCCACCTGGACCTAGACTGTGAGCCCTCCCAGCTAGAGTTGGATGGAGTGAAGGCTGATATGGACAATGGGGCACTGCCTCAAAAACAGCCACAACTTATGGTCCCTGAACCTGTTGTTCAGAATGGCAATCTGGAATATGAGGTGTTGCTACTACAGGATCACTGTACATCAAATAACAATATGACTTCACACAAGCCTTCCTACTTTTGA